In Megalobrama amblycephala isolate DHTTF-2021 linkage group LG21, ASM1881202v1, whole genome shotgun sequence, the genomic stretch agtccactataaggagaaaaatcctggaatgttttcatcaaaaactttaatttcttttcgactgaagaaagaaagacatggacatcttggatgacatgggggtgagtaaattatcaggaaaagtttatttaaaagtgaactaatcctttaatattctACGTAAATACAACTTAACTGAGTCAGTGAAAAAAGATAACTCAAAAAGTTGagtgaatgaattaaaaaaaaaataataataattacagtgCAGGTAAACCTAAACACTGATACTGAATATATCTTATAAAGAAAATAGAGATTATATGAATCATTTGATTGATGTTATGATGAGTAAAGTATAACAACTACTTGCATGATGTAAGGATGAGCTATTTTGCATGTATATCCTTGGATGAATttataacatttcaaaatgtataacaTATCACGTCCTGTGCTacaaacacacagagacatGAAAGGATCCAGTTCTGCTGGATCTGCTCAATGTTACACGCAAGATGTCCTTGAGAGCATCAAAGACCAGCTCAAAACCAGCATGAAGAAAAAGTATGACAGATTATTTGAAGGAACCAAACTACAAGAGAATGAAACCCTCCTGAAGAGTATCTACACACAGCTCTACATCATAGTGGGAGAGAAAgaaggagtgaatgaagaacatgaggttttacagatggagaaaacaGCCAGAACACAACACTCTCAAGACACTCCAATCGactgcaatgacatctttaaagCCTTACCTGAACCAGGATGTGAGGATAAAGACCAAATCAAGACTGTTCTTACTAAAGGCATCGCTGGAATTGGAAAAAccgtctctgtgcagaagttcattctGGACTGGGCCGAGGGAAAAGCCAATCCGGATGTGGATTTCATGTTTGTGCTTCCATTTCGAGAGCTGAACTTGATCCAAGATCATCAGTACAGTCTTCATAGACTTCTGCTGGACTTTCATCCTGAACTTCAAGATCTGGACTCAAAGATTTATGAGGAGTGTAAAGTTGTGTTAATCTTGGATGGTCTGGATGAAAGCAGAATGACACTGATGTTTTCAGATGCTCAGAAAGTTTCTGATGTGACTGAAACTTCATCTGTGGGTGTGTTGATGTCAAACCTCATGAAAGGAGagctgcttccctctgctctcatctggatcacctccagaccagcagcagccaatcagatccccTTTGAATACATCAACCGTCTGACAGAGATTCAGGGATTCAATGAGTCTCAGAAggaggaatatttcaggaacaGATTCAGTGACGAGCATCAAGCCAGCAGAATCATCTCACACATCAGAAGAGCAAGAAGCCtccacatcatgtgccacatacctgtcttctgctggatctcatccACTGTGCTTCAAAAGCTCCTGAAAGAAGATCTGAGTGCAGAAATCCCTCAAACTCTGACTGAAATGTACATCCACTTCCTGCTGATTCAGATGAACATGGGGCATCAGAAGTATGAAGAGAGAGATCCAAAGAAATTTCTGCAGTCCAACAGAGAAGTGATTGTGAAACTTGCTGAAGTTGCTTTCAAACAGCTGATGAAGGGCAATGTGATGTTCTATAAGGAGGATCTATTTGAGAGTGGCATAGACGTCACTGACGCCTCAGTGTATTCTGGGATTTGCACTGAGATCTTTAAGGAGGAATCTGTGATTCATCAGAGGAAAGTCTACAGCTTCATTCATCTAAGCGTTCAGGAGTGTCTTGCTGCTTTCTATGTGTTTTACTTTCATGTAAGTACAACTATGGAGGGACTGAAGAATTTTGCTTCAGTGCAAAATTTGCTTAAAGGAGCAGTAGATACAGCCATTGAGAGTGAGAATGGAAACATGGATCTGTTCCTGCGATTCCTGCTGGGCGTCTCACTGGAGTCTAATCAGAGACTCTTACAGGATctactgacacacacagagaaaagcTCAGAGAGCATCAGAAGAACCACACAGTACATTAAAGAGAAGATCAATGATGAACATGGACTCTCCACTGAAagatccatcaatctgttcctCTGTCTACTGGAAGTCAACGATCAGACTCTGTCCAGAGAGATTCAGGAGTGTGTGAAATCAGAGAAGAAACTCTCTCCTGCTCACTGCTCAACAATCACCTACATGCTTCAGATGCAAATGGAGCCGCTGGATCAGCTGGACCTCAAGAAATACAACACATCAGATGAGGGTAGAAGAAGACTGATACCAGCTGTGATCAATTGCAGAAAAGCTCTGTGAGTGAATGGAATTACAATAAATTGTTGTAACTGATACATATTGagtatattttgtttatttttagaatgtcttttt encodes the following:
- the LOC125257051 gene encoding NLR family CARD domain-containing protein 3-like, with the protein product MSDTAFKMSLDEKTEEGCSQSRRSLEPSCVSVRSDRSMDYPADLSDKPVNTDPKDMKGSSSAGSAQCYTQDVLESIKDQLKTSMKKKYDRLFEGTKLQENETLLKSIYTQLYIIVGEKEGVNEEHEVLQMEKTARTQHSQDTPIDCNDIFKALPEPGCEDKDQIKTVLTKGIAGIGKTVSVQKFILDWAEGKANPDVDFMFVLPFRELNLIQDHQYSLHRLLLDFHPELQDLDSKIYEECKVVLILDGLDESRMTLMFSDAQKVSDVTETSSVGVLMSNLMKGELLPSALIWITSRPAAANQIPFEYINRLTEIQGFNESQKEEYFRNRFSDEHQASRIISHIRRARSLHIMCHIPVFCWISSTVLQKLLKEDLSAEIPQTLTEMYIHFLLIQMNMGHQKYEERDPKKFLQSNREVIVKLAEVAFKQLMKGNVMFYKEDLFESGIDVTDASVYSGICTEIFKEESVIHQRKVYSFIHLSVQECLAAFYVFYFHVSTTMEGLKNFASVQNLLKGAVDTAIESENGNMDLFLRFLLGVSLESNQRLLQDLLTHTEKSSESIRRTTQYIKEKINDEHGLSTERSINLFLCLLEVNDQTLSREIQECVKSEKKLSPAHCSTITYMLQMQMEPLDQLDLKKYNTSDEGRRRLIPAVINCRKALLAGCNLNKQSCEIVSSVLKSSNSALRELDLSNNDLQDSGVKLLSDGLKSPNCRLEILRLSGCMVTEEGCGYVSSALSSNPSHLRELDLSYNNPGQSGVQLLNDKLNDPNYKLNFNYGGPFRIKPGLRKYACDLTLDPNTAHTQLILYKGNRKIKFVKEHQPYPDHPERFADNPQVMCRECLTGRCYWEVEWGFREVEQGSWARIAVAYKGISRKKGTVGKFGYNDKSWCLFCTSNGFVVWHNNVSKNIITHAPKSNRVGVYVDVPAGILSFYSVSDTYTLTPLHTFNTTFTEPLYAGFKVFESKLSLCQI